The genomic segment ACCGACCTGGGCAGGATCAAATCCGTGGCAACCATCCCGGCCATTTCCACCCATTCCCAGCAAGGCGAAGAAGGCAGGAAAATAGCCAATATCCCTCCCAACCTCATCAGGCTTTGTGTTGGCGCCGAACATCCCGACGATGTTATTGCAGATCTCGACCAGGCACTATCGGTACTCGATGGTAAGAAATTCTTCATTTCTTCACCCGAATATTCTGCAGGAGGAGCATCATCTGCACTTTTATCAAGGAAACAGGATTAAAATCAACAGATTACATAAATGCTGCTATATCATTCCACAAATCTGAAGGCACAGCCCGTACCTTTCGGACAAGCCCTGCTGAAGGGATTGGCTCCCGACAAAGGACTTTATATGCCGGAAACCATTCCGGCTTTCAGCGAAGATGAACTGGATGCCTTCCGGAACATGAACTATCCTGAAATTGCCTTCCAGGTTGGGAAAAAGTATCTTCTGGATCAGATCAGTGAGGAGGATCTTCTATGGGTGGTCAAAAATGCCTACGACTATCCGGTTCCCCTGGATCCTGTTTATGAAAGAAAATATATACTCAGGCTCGACAGGGGACCTACCGCATCATTCAAGGATTTTGCCGCAAGAATGATGGGCAGGCTGATGCAATACTTCCTGAAAAAGGAAAACAGGAGTCTTCTTATCCTGACTGCCACATCAGGCGATACCGGAAGCGCTATTGCCAATGCCTTTTACGGACTGGATAATATTAAAGTCTGTGTCCTATTTCCTGAAAAAGAAATCACCGTCCGGCAACGGAAACAAATGACCACACTCGGACAAAATGTCCAGATCGTCGCCGTTGACGGGAAGTTCGATGATTGCCAGACCCTCGTGAAAGAAGCTTTTTCCGATCCCCAGCTGGAACATCTTCAGTTGTCCTCGGCAAATTCCATAAATATAGGGCGGCTGATACCTCAAACGGTGTATTATTTCTATGCCTGGTCGAGGCTAAACACCGGACTGAACGACCGGGCCGTCTTTTCCGTGCCTTCCGGTAACTTCGGAGATATGATGGGAGGTGTGATGGCCATGAAAATGGGATTGCCGGTTAAAAGGTTCATCATTGCCGTAAATGAAAACGATGAATTTCCTGTTTACCTGCAAACAGGGAAATATGGCAGGATTGAACCTTCCAGGAACTGTATCTCCAGCGCTATGAACGTTGGCCATCCCAGCAACCTGGCACGACTGGTGTCGATGTATGGTGGCGTAATGGACGAAAAAGGCCATATCAGCCGGCAGGCAGATCTGGAAAAAATGAGGACAGACCTGTTTTCCGTCAGTATCACCGATGAAGAAACCCGTGAAGCCATAAAAAAAGCTTACGTCGACCATAATATTTTATTGGAACCGCATGGAGCTGTGGGCTGGGCAGGACTTAACCGCTATCTTGCCACGGAAGGCAAAATGCATGATAAAGAACAGCTTTTCATCAGCCTGGAAACCGCCCATCCTGCAAAATTTCCGGAAGAGATCACCCGCATCCTCGGTTTTGATCCGGTTTTGCCTCCCAGCCTGCAGGGACTGGAAAACAAAGAGGAACAATTCGACTTCCTGGGAAATGATTACAGGGCATTTAAAGATTACCTGACGAAAAAATATGACAAGTAAATCTGATTATTTCACAACCTAAACCCGAATACTTACATGCACATTATCTGCTCAGACCTGGAAGGGGTGTTTGTCCCCGAAGTGTGGATCAACGTGGCCGAGAAAACCGGAATAGACATCCTGCGCCGCACAACCCGGGATGAACCCGATTACGACAAACTCATGAAATGGCGCATCGGCATCCTGAAAGAACATGGATTGACTCTGAAAGACATCCAGGATGTCATTGCACAGATCAAACCGCTGGATGGCGCTAATGAATTCATCGACTGGATAAAGGAGAGATCTCAGCTGATCGTGGTTTCCGACACTTTTGCTCAGTTTGCCGAACCCTTGATGCAGCAACTTAACCGGCCAACCCTCTTTTGCCATGAACTCATCATTGATGGCGACGGAATGATCACCGGATACCAACTCCGGCAGAAAGATCCCAAGAAAAAAGTCGTGGAAGCTTTGCAAAGCCTGCAATACAAGGTAATTGCCTTTGGCGACTCATACAACGATACCAGTATGCTCCTCCGGGCCGATGCCGGGATACTCTTCCGCCCACCGGAAAACGTCATCCGCGATTTCCCGCAACTGCCCGTAACAAACAACTATGAAGAGCTGAAAGCGATTCTGAAGCAGTACATTGAAAAGTAAAAATTGTGTATTGAAAATGAATATACCAGGCTTCTGGATACAAGTTGCAAGCTTCAAGTTGCAAGTTGCAAGTTTCA from the Bacteroidota bacterium genome contains:
- the thrC gene encoding threonine synthase; translated protein: MLLYHSTNLKAQPVPFGQALLKGLAPDKGLYMPETIPAFSEDELDAFRNMNYPEIAFQVGKKYLLDQISEEDLLWVVKNAYDYPVPLDPVYERKYILRLDRGPTASFKDFAARMMGRLMQYFLKKENRSLLILTATSGDTGSAIANAFYGLDNIKVCVLFPEKEITVRQRKQMTTLGQNVQIVAVDGKFDDCQTLVKEAFSDPQLEHLQLSSANSINIGRLIPQTVYYFYAWSRLNTGLNDRAVFSVPSGNFGDMMGGVMAMKMGLPVKRFIIAVNENDEFPVYLQTGKYGRIEPSRNCISSAMNVGHPSNLARLVSMYGGVMDEKGHISRQADLEKMRTDLFSVSITDEETREAIKKAYVDHNILLEPHGAVGWAGLNRYLATEGKMHDKEQLFISLETAHPAKFPEEITRILGFDPVLPPSLQGLENKEEQFDFLGNDYRAFKDYLTKKYDK
- the thrH gene encoding bifunctional phosphoserine phosphatase/homoserine phosphotransferase ThrH yields the protein MHIICSDLEGVFVPEVWINVAEKTGIDILRRTTRDEPDYDKLMKWRIGILKEHGLTLKDIQDVIAQIKPLDGANEFIDWIKERSQLIVVSDTFAQFAEPLMQQLNRPTLFCHELIIDGDGMITGYQLRQKDPKKKVVEALQSLQYKVIAFGDSYNDTSMLLRADAGILFRPPENVIRDFPQLPVTNNYEELKAILKQYIEK